The Phycisphaerae bacterium region AGATCCGAATCAAAGCGGCAGCAGGACGAAAACAAAATCAGCGGAACAGAATTCAGATGTGGATAAAGAAGTGGACGCAAAAGTCCGAGCTGCTCTCGATGACATCAAAAAACAATTGAGAGAGGAACTGAGAGGCGAGATAACAGAGCAGTTAAGAAAAGAGCTGGGAGAACAGTTGAGAACTGAAATGAGGGTGCGCTTGACCGCAGAACTCAGAGCTCAGTTGAAACGGGAAATAAAAGAAGAACTGAGAGAAGAAATAAGAGGCGAAATAATAGCACAGCTCACCAGCGCGGGAATAGAGACTGCATATATAGAACCAAAATATGATGCGAAGGAAGAGAAAAAATTGTCGATGCGAAAGCTGCCTCAAACCGAGGATGAGTATGAAGCGGCATTGAGCAAAGTGAAGGAAAAATTCGAGCGAGCTAAAAAAGCAGGAACTATGAAACCTGTTGCTGACCAGAAATTTTCCATCAGCAAAATTCAGATAAGCGGCAACACCATGATACCGACTTCTGAGTTGCTTGCGAATATGCCGGTTTCCTACAAAGTCGCCGATCAGAAAGACGGCGCAGTTACTAACGAAGAATATAATCTTGCAGTTGTGCAGGGCGTAATACAGAGGCCGGGTTCAAAGCGCACCATTTCTCAGAAAGACATTCAGGGATTCACAAGATATATATTGTCAGTTTACCAGCAGAAAGGTTACGCGGGTATCTATGTATATGTTCCGGTTAAATCGGTTGATGGAGTCGGACAACTAACGAATAATGTTTTGAATATCCAGATTCTTGAAGCCAAGGTTGGAAAGGTTATGGTAAATAATTACGACTTTAACAACCAGATAAGAAAGAAGGGAGTATTAAAGGAGTCTGCACTTATCTCATGGTCGCCGGTTAAAGAGGGCCAAGTCATCGATAAGAAAAAATTGGATAATTTTATTCAGCTTCTTAATCTCAACCCGGATAGATATGTTGCTTCGGTCATCTCCAAGAGTGAGGATGATCCAAACGCGATAAATTTAGGCTACAATGTTTATGAGTCCAGTCCATGGCATTGGTATGTGCAGATTGATAATTCCGGAAATGACAAACGCAGATGGACTCCGCGGTTTGGCCTGGTTAATACCAATCTGTTTGGTTACGATGACAGGCTGAACGTAATGTATCAGGTAAGGCCGGCTTCAGCGGAAGAAATGAAAAACAACTACTGGCTTTATGGAAGTTACGATTTCCCATTCCTGTCGCCTCGTTTACGTCTTGGACTCTTCGGAGGTTATACCAACTTTGACATAACCCCGGATAGTAAGGCAGGGATAACCTTCAGAGGCAATGGTTCGTTTTATGGCGGTACGCTGCGATATACGGCATTCCAGAAAAAAGACTGGTTCTTTGACTTGCTTGGTTCTTTAAGCACTCAAACCAGTTCTATTGACCAGTCGCTGGGGATAGGCTCCAAGCTTGAGATTGACATGGCCAGTATTGGGTTTGATATCCATCGTTCCGGTGAGATGTCAAGCACGTCTTTCGGATTGGACTTTACTCAGAATATAGGCGGCTCAAGCGGGGCTGAATTCAACAAGGCTCGATGGAAGAGTGCTCCTAATTTCTCAATCTATACGGTATCTGCTTCACACAGGCGTTTTATTACCAAATCAAAGGTGCATGAGTTGAGCGGTTCTTTCAAAGGCATTATACCGGCCGACAGGCTCCCTCCGGCGAAAATGACCAGTTTCGGCGGCATGTATTCGGTTAGGGGATATAAAGAAGATGGTATTGTTGCCGATGGCGGCATACTTGCTTCCGTTCAGTACCGGTTTGACTGGACAAGATGGAAAGACCCTGAAGGCAGTAAAGAGCTGGATAAGAATAGGAAGAAAATGTGGCCTCCGAAAATATCCCTCTTGGCCTTTAGCGATTACGGACAGTCAAGGATTAAAAACAGGGTGCCCGGCGAAGAAGCTACCGAAACTTTGTGGAGTATTGGTACTGGAGCCACAGTTGGCTTTGGCAAAAATACTGATGTTGGTGTCTATTTCGCCTGGCCTTTGACGAACACGGAGTCGACGGTTAAAGGCGACGGCAAGTGGTATCTTAACTTTATCCAGAGGTGGTAAATTATATGCAGTATGCGAGAGCATTTATTGGAGATAAAAAGATGTGTCTTAAAAGCCAAATAAGAACGTTAAGTACACAAATTAGTATTTACGCAGTGGTATTTTGCCTGGTAATCATCTGGCCTACTGAAGCTATGCGGGCTGATACGAGTTCTAATATAGACCTCGCAGGCGTTGCAAACGGCAATCTGACTACCAGTTACAGTGCCGCCTCTAATACTACTAATATGACGGCTACCAATAACACCATTGCCGATTTTACCCGATTTAACATCGCCGGCAATGAGTCCGTCATAGTGGACCAGTTTGCTGCCGGTAATAGGGCATTGTTCAGAGTAGTTGGCGGGCAGGAATCCTGGCTGAATGGAAGTCTTACTTCTAACGGTATCTTATATTTCCAGAATACTGCCGGCATTATTTTTGGCAATGGAGCTAATATTAATGTCAATCAGTTGATTGCCACATCTCTTAATATATCAAATGCCGATTTCCTTACCGGGAATAATAATTTTGCCGGTGGTTTAGGCTCTGTGATAAATCGCGGTAATATATCCGCGGAAAAACTTGCTCTAAT contains the following coding sequences:
- a CDS encoding ShlB/FhaC/HecB family hemolysin secretion/activation protein, giving the protein MYVLQKPKFLVLTIISLSFFVLVSFAFAGGDPNQSGSRTKTKSAEQNSDVDKEVDAKVRAALDDIKKQLREELRGEITEQLRKELGEQLRTEMRVRLTAELRAQLKREIKEELREEIRGEIIAQLTSAGIETAYIEPKYDAKEEKKLSMRKLPQTEDEYEAALSKVKEKFERAKKAGTMKPVADQKFSISKIQISGNTMIPTSELLANMPVSYKVADQKDGAVTNEEYNLAVVQGVIQRPGSKRTISQKDIQGFTRYILSVYQQKGYAGIYVYVPVKSVDGVGQLTNNVLNIQILEAKVGKVMVNNYDFNNQIRKKGVLKESALISWSPVKEGQVIDKKKLDNFIQLLNLNPDRYVASVISKSEDDPNAINLGYNVYESSPWHWYVQIDNSGNDKRRWTPRFGLVNTNLFGYDDRLNVMYQVRPASAEEMKNNYWLYGSYDFPFLSPRLRLGLFGGYTNFDITPDSKAGITFRGNGSFYGGTLRYTAFQKKDWFFDLLGSLSTQTSSIDQSLGIGSKLEIDMASIGFDIHRSGEMSSTSFGLDFTQNIGGSSGAEFNKARWKSAPNFSIYTVSASHRRFITKSKVHELSGSFKGIIPADRLPPAKMTSFGGMYSVRGYKEDGIVADGGILASVQYRFDWTRWKDPEGSKELDKNRKKMWPPKISLLAFSDYGQSRIKNRVPGEEATETLWSIGTGATVGFGKNTDVGVYFAWPLTNTESTVKGDGKWYLNFIQRW